From the Actinopolymorpha singaporensis genome, the window GCCGGGTGGCCGCCGAGGCCGGGATCACCGACGTCGTCGCCCGGCTTCCCTCCGGATGGAACACCGTGCTGGACAAGACCTACACCGGTGGCGTGGACCTGTCCGGCGGAGAGTGGCAGCGGGTCGCCCTGGCGCGCGCGCTGTTCGCGGTCGACGCCGGAGCCGGGGTGCTCGTCCTCGACGAGCCGGCCGCCGCGCTGGACGTCCGTGCCGAGGCCGAACTCGTCGAGCGCTACCTCGACCTGACCTCGGGGCTCACCTCGCTGATCATCTCCCACCGTTTCTCGGTCGTACGGGACGCGCACCGGATCTGCGTGCTGGAGGACGGCCGGATCGTCGAGTCCGGCACACACGAGCAGTTGCTGGCCACCGGCGGGCGGTACGCCGACATGTTCACGTTGCAGGCCGAGCGGTACGCCGTGGCCGACCTGGCCGAGGTGGCCGAGGTGGCCGAGGTAGAGGGGAGGGCCTGAGACCGTGACCGACAAGAAGGCGGCGGACCGCTCGCTGCCGCTGCCGGAGGCGGTCCGGGCCGTACGCCTGTGGGCGGTCACCGCCTTCCGCGCGGCCCCGCTGCTGGTCGTCGTCCAGTGCCTGCTCGCCATTCTGCAGGCGGTGACCGCGCCGGCCCAGACGTACGGCGTGAAACTCCTCGTCGACGGGCTGACCGGGCGGGACGCGGCCACCATCTGGCTGGGCTCCGCCGTCATCCTCGGCGGGTTCGCGGTGAGCTTCGTCGGGACGGTCGTCAGCATCCCGATCCAGGACACCACCGCCGAACGCGTCGCCGGCCGGGTCTACCGCGACCTGCTCGACGTCACCGTGTCGATCCCGAGCATCACCCACCACGAGGATCCGGAGGTGGCCGACCGGCTGGAGCTGATCCGGGAGCAGGCGTGGCGGCTCGGCATGAGCTTCGAGATGCTGCTGTTCGCCATCGGGATCGGCGCCAACACCGTCGCGGTCCTCGGCCTGCTCGGCTCGGTCCACCCGGCGCTGTTGCTGCTTCCGCTGCTCGGCCTCGGCCGGGTGTGGTCGTCGTACCGGAACATCCGCCGGGTGCAGGACGCGATCGAGGAGACCGCGCCACGCCACCGGATGATCGACCGGCTGATCGAGATCTCCAAGGACGCCCGCAACGGCCTGGAGGTCCGGGTCTTCGGGCTGCGGCCGGTGCTGGTCGACCGGCTCGCCCGGTTGCACGACGAGGTGTTCGACATCCAGGCCACCGCGCTGCGCAGGGGAGCCCTGCTCGACAGCGTGGTGCGGGCCGCCTTCGGCGTCGTCTACGCCGCGGCGATCGTGTGGGTGCTGGCACGGGCGCGTTCCGGCCAGTTCAGCGCCGGCGACGTCGTACTCCTCATCCTGGTCGCGCCGCAGGTGGACCAGCTGGCCGGCGGCCTGGCCGGGAACGTCTACTGGATGGGCGAGATCCTGCGCAGCTTCGGCCGCTACGACTGGCTGCGGGAGTACGCCGCCCGCAACTCCTGGTCGGACAGCCGTGCGCCCGCACCGCCCCGGTTGACCGAGGGGATCAGCTTCCGCGGCGTCGGGTTCCGCTATCCCGGCTCGGAGCAGGCCACCCTGCACGACGTCGACCTGGACCTCCCGGCCGGCTCGACCGTCGCGCTGGTCGGCGAGAACGGCGCCGGAAAGACCACACTCGTGAAGCTGCTGGCCAGGTTGTACGACCCCACGACGGGCTCGATCCGCGTCGACGGCACCGACCTGCGTGACATCGACCCGGCGGGGTGGCGACCCCGGATCTCGGCGGGTTTCCAGGACTTCGTGAAGTTCCAGTTCACCGCCCGGGAGGTGGTGGCCATCGGCGACACCGAACGGATGGACGACGAGCACGCGGTGGCGGCAGCCATCAGGCGCGGCGACGCCGAGGCGGTGGTGGAGAAGCTGCCCCGAGGTCTGGACACCCAGCTGGGCAGGAAGTTCTCCGAGGGCGTGGACCTGTCCGGCGGGCAGTGGCAGCGGCTCGCCCTGGCCCGCGCGTTCATGCGGGAGCGCACGTTGCTGTTGCTGCTCGACGAACCCACCGCGGCACTCGACCCCGAGGCCGAGCACGTGCTGTTCGAACGGTTCGCGCAGGCGTCCCGGCTCGCGGCCGCGGAGACCGGCGGTGTGACCATCCTGGTGTCCCACCGGTTCTCCACCGTCCGGATGGCCGACCTGATCGTGGTGATGGCCGACGGGCGGGTCGCCGAGGTCGGCTCGCACGAGGAGTTGGTGGCCCTGGGCGGCCGGTACGCCGAGCTGTTCCGGATGCAGGCCCGTGCCTACCGCTGACCAGGGGGCGAGCTACCGTCTTGGGCATGTCGACACACTTTGACGTGGTGGTGCTGGGTTCGGGTCCGGGCGGCTACACGGCGGCGGTACGAGCCGCGCAACTCGGTAAGAAAACCGCGGTCGTGGAGGAGAAGTTCTGGGGCGGCGTCTGCCTCAACATCGGCTGCATCCCGTCCAAGGCGCTGCTGCGCAACGCCGAGCTGGCCAACCTCGTCACCCGGGAGGCCAAGGCGTTCGGCATCTCGGCCGACGGTGAGGTACGAGTCGACTACGGTGCGGCGTACACCCGCAGCCGGAAGGTCGCCGACGGGCGCGTCAAGGGCGTCCACTACCTCATGAAGAAGAACTCGATCACCGAGTACGACGGCCGCGGCACCTTCACCGACCCCCACACCATCCGGGTCGACAAGACCGACGGCGGCACCGAGACGATCACCTTCGACAACTGCATCATCGCTGTCGGCGCGGAGACCCGGCTGCTCCCGGGCACCTCCCTCAGCGACCGGGTGGTGACCTACGAGGGGCAGATCCTCAGCGAGGAGCTCCCGGGCAGCATCGTCATCGCCGGCGCGGGCGCGATCGGGGTGGAGTTCGCGTACGTCCTGAACGCCTACGGCGTGAAGGTCACCATCGTGGAGTTCCTCGACCGCGTGGTGCCCACCGAGGACGCCGAGGTGTCCGCGGAGCTCAACCGCAGGTTCCGCAAGCTCGGCATCGACATCCTCACCTCGACCCGGGTGGAGTCGATCGACGAGAGTGGCGACCAGGTGGAGGTGCTCGTCACCCGCAACGGCGAGAAGCAGACCCTGAAGGCCGACAAGGTGCTGCAGGCGATCGGCTTCGCGCCCCGGGTCGAGGGCTACGGCCTGGACGCCACCGGGGTCGAGCTGACCGACCGCGGCGCGATCGCCGTCGACCGGCGCGGCCGCACCAGCGTGCCGCACATCTTCGCCATCGGCGACGTGACCGCCCAGCTGATGCTCGCCCACGCCGCGGAGGCGATGGGCATCGTGGCGGCGGAGACGATCGGCGACGCGGAGACGCAGGAGCTCGAGTTCGTGATGATCCCGCGGGCCACCTACTGCCAGCCGCAGATCGCGAGCTTCGGGCTCACCGAGGAGCAGGCCCGCGCGGCCGGCCACGACGTCAAGGTGGCGAAGTTCCCGTTCACCGCCAACGGCAAGGCACACGGGCTCGGCGACCCGGGCGGCTTCGTGAAGATCCTCAGCGACAACAAGTACGGCGAACTGCTCGGCGCCCACATCATCGGCCCGGACGCCAGTGAGCTGCTGCCGGAGCTGACCCTGGCCCAGCAGTGGGACCTCACCGTCAACGAGATCGCCCGCAACGTGCACGCCCACCCGACGCTCGGGGAGGCCGTCAAGGAGGCGATCCACGGGCTCGCCGGTCACATGATCAACATGTGAGCCGCCGTCGTTCGGCGACGGTCCCGGCGGCGTCCGGGCGGAGGTCCGCCGGCTACCGGGCGCCTCGCCGAGGCGCCTCTTCGTCCGCGTCGGCCGGCCCGACCTCGAGCGGCTGACCCTCCGCCGACCGGCCGTCGACCGGGCTGCCGGCCGGTGGCGGTGCCGTTGGCGAAGAGGGCGAAGAGGGCGAAGAGAGCGGGGCGTTGAAAGTTCGCCGGAGCCGGCCGACGACGGGTTCGGCGTACCGCGCGGTGAGCGGTCCGGCGATCACCAGCAGCAGGACGTACGCCGTGGCCAGCGGGCCGAGCTGCGGCTGCAGACCGGCGGTCACCCCGATCCCGGCGATGACGATGGAGAACTCACCCCGGGCGACGAGCGCACCACCGGCCCGCAACCGTCCGCGTTCACCGATCCCGGCCCGCCGCGCCGCCCAGTAGCCGGTGGCGATCTTGGTGATGACCGTGACGACCGCGAGCAGCAGCGCGGGAACGAGGACCGGCGGGATGCTCGCCGGGTCGGTGTTCAGCCCGAAGAACACGAAGAACACCGCGGCGAACAGGTCCCGCAGCGGGCTGAGCAGCGTGTGCGCGCCCTCGGCCACCTCGCCGGACAGGGCGATGCCGACCAGGAACGCGCCGACCGCCGCGGAAACCTGCACCTGCTGCGCGATCCCGGCCACCAGCAGCGTCAGCCCGAACACCACCAGCAGCAGCTTCTCCGGGTCGTCACTGGAGACGAACTGCGAGATCAGCCGGCCGTAGCGGAGCGCGACCAGCAGGACGACGGCGGCCGCACCGAGCGCGATGACCAGCGTGATGCTGCCGGTGACCAGCCCGGTCCCGGCCAGCAGTGCGGTGATGATCGGCAGGTAGACCGCCATCGAGAGGTCCTCGAGAACGAGCACGCTCAAGATGACCGGCGTCTCCCGGTTGCCGACCCGGCCCAGGTCGGACAGGACCTTGGCGATCACCCCGGAGGAGGAGATCCAGGTGACCCCGGCGAGGACGACGGCCGCCACCGGTCCCCAGCCGAGCAGCAGTGCGGCGAGCGCACCGGGGACGGCGTTCAGGGTGAAGTCGACGATGCCGGCCGGGAACTGCGTCTTGAGGTTGGTGACCAGGTCGGCGGCGGTGTATTCCAGCCCCAGCATCAACAGCAGCAGGATGACACCGATCTCGGCGCCGACGGACACGAACTCCTCGCTGGCGTCCAGCGGAAGCAGTCCACCGTGGCCGAACGCGAGCCCGGCCAGCAGGTAGAGGGGAATGGGGGACAGGCCGTAGCGGCCGGCGAACCGGCCGAGCAGACCCAACCCGAGGACGATGGCACCGAGTTCGATCAGCAGGAGTGCTGGGTGCACCGCGTCACTCCCGTTCGAGGATCGCCGCGGCCGCGTCCACCCCCTCCCGGGTGCCGATCACGATGAGGGTGTCACCCCCGGCCAGCCGGAAGTCGGGGCGAGGGGACGGGATCGCGTCCGTTCGCCGGAGCACGGCGACGATCGACGCGCCGGTCTCCGTGCGCAGCCGGGTGTCGCCGAGCAGTCGGCCGTTCCACATCGAAGTGGCCGACAGCGGGATCCGGTCCGCGACCAGGCCGAGGTCGGTGTTGTACAGCAGGCTCGGGCTCTTGTGCCTCGGCAGCAGGGCCTCGGCCAGGGTGGCCGCCTCGGGCCCGGTGAGCTGGAGGGACAGCGCGCACGCGTCCGGGTCGTCGCCCCGGTAGGCGGACAGTGTCCGGGCGCCGTCGCGGTGCGCCACCACCGACAGGTGCCGGTCGTCGCGGGTGGTGAGGTCGTACTGCACCCCGATCCCGGGCAGTGGTGTGGAGCTCATCCGTGGGCCGGCCATCCGGATTCCCTTTCCGCGTTCGGGTTCGTCGATCCTGCTCGGCCACCCGGCTGGGCGTGGGCGGGCCGGGACCGATCCTCTCACCCACCGTCGCGTTCGCCCACCGCGTACGGTTTGCGCCGGTGCGCTGCGGACCCGCGTCCGGTGGTGGCCGCCGGACTGTCCAGACGTACTGGCCGGCACTAGCGTCGGACGATGAGCACCGCACGCGAATCCGAGACCCGGGAGCCGCGGCCCCGACCCGGGCGAACCGGGCACATCGCCTGGACCCGCCGCGGCGGCCGGACGGAGCTCTTCTTCCTGCACGGCTTCAGCGACTCCGGCGCCTGCTGGAACCCGGTGGTGTCCGCCCTCGGACCCGGCTGGGGCGTCCTTGCCGCCGACGCCCGCGGCCACGGTGAGTCCGGGCTGCCGGAAGAGCCGTTCGGTCACACAGCGCACGCCCGGGACGCCGCCGCCGTCCTGGACGACCAGCCCGACCTCGACCCGGACGGGGTGATCGTCGTCGGCCACTCGATGGGTGCGGTGACCGCGGCCGCGCTCGCCGGGTTGCGGCCGGACCTGGTACGCGCGGTGGTGCTGGAGGACCCGCCGCCGGGCGAACGTGAGGACGCGCCGGGTTCCGCGCCGGCGCCGCGGACCGCCGAGGCCCGGCCGGGGCCGCCGCGGCAGATGCCCGACTGGCTGCGGGCCGTCCGCGCACTCGACCCGGCTGCCCGGATCGCCCGCGGCCGCGCCGACAACCCGGGGTGGTCGGAGGAGGAGCTGGTCCCCTGGGCAACGTCCAAGGAGCAGTTCGACCCGCGCGTGGTGGAGTTGCCGACCGAGCCGTTCGTCCCGCTGCGCGAACTGCTGGCGAAGGTGACCTGCCCGGTGCTGCTGATCCACGGCGACGTCGACCGGGGCTCGCTGCTGCCGCCCACGGTCGCGGCCGCGTGCGCGATGGCGGCCGGCGGCGACGTGGAGGTCGCCCGGATCGACGGCGCCGGTCACTCCGTACGCAGGGACCGCCCCGGCCCCTACGTCGCCGCCCTCACCGACTTCCTGCTCCGGCACCGCGGCTGAGCGACCGATGCCGGCCCGATACTCACGGGGCGTGGACGAGGCTCTCCCGGGCGGCGTTGGCGAGTTCGTCGCAGCGTTCGTTCTCGGGGTGACCGCTGTGCCCCTTGATCCAGTGGAAGCGGACGTCGTGCGGCGCGACCAGCTCGTCCAGCCGCTGCCACAGGTCGAGGTTCTCCACCGGCTTGTTGTCGGCCTTGCGCCAGCCGCGGGCCTTCCAGCGCGGCATCCAGTCGCGCAGGCCACGCAGGACGTACTGCGAGTCCGAGGTCAGGTCGACCACGGAAGGTCGGCGGAGCGCGGCCAGCCCCTCGATCACCGCCTGCAGCTCCATCCGCTGGTTGGTCGCCACCGGGGCGGCACCGGAGCGTTCCCGGGTCTTGCCGCTGGCCGGATGCCGGAGCACGTACGCCCAGCCGCCAGGGCCAGGGTTGGGCCGGCAGGACCCGTCGGTGAAGAGCTCGACGTGCGAGGGTGCGGGTGCGGCCACAGCAGCGAGACTAGCCGCCTGGCGGACGGGTAGGGGAACAGGTCGACGACGCCGCGGCCAGGGGATGCGGCGGGTTACGGGAGGGCAGATGGCGGACGCCGGGACGGGCCGGCTGCCGGCGAAGCGCCCGGCCACGCTGGCCGCCGGGCCCTACGGCCACCCGCTGCACCCGGCACTGGTCACCATCCCCATCGGTTGCTGGGTGGCGAGCTTCGTCTTCGACGTGGTGTCGAGGTTCTCCAGCATGCCGGTGCTGTTCGCCGAGGGCTCGCACTGGCTGGTCGGGATCGGCCTCGTCGGCGCGGTGGTCGCCGCGACCGTGGGGTTCCTCGACTTCCTGGTCATCCCGGGGCGGACCCGTGCCTACCGCGCGGCGATTCTGCACATGTCGCTCAACCTTCTGGCGATAGGGCTGTACGTCGTCAACTTCTTCATCCGGTCCAACCCGCTCGGCCCGGTGGGATGGGGGCAGCTGATCCTCTCCGCGGTCGGGCTCTCCCTGCTGGGCGGATCCGGATACCTCGGCGGCGAACTCGCGTACCGCTACGGCGTACGGGTGGCGGCCGAGTCCACCCAGGCGTCCGGTTTCGCACCGGAGGCTTCGGGCGGCCCGGGCGAGGGGAGTGGTTCGGGCAAGCCGGGTGGTTCCGGTGGTTTGCCCCCGAAGCGCGACTAGGAAAGGACGGAACGATGGCTGTCGCCGCACTGATCACCTGGGTGATCACCGCGATCCTGGGTGCCACGATGCTACGGAAGTGGGTGTCCGGCGGAGGTCTGGCCGCGGCGCGGGCCGATGCCGCCGGGACGGCAGAGGCCGCGACGTCACCCCAGGCGGCGGCGACGTCGTTTCCTCCCGGGGTGGTCTTCGGGCACTTCCTGGTGGTGCTGGCCGGGCTCGTGCTCTGGATCATCTACATCGTCGTTGACAACGACGTGTTGACATGGGTGTCGTTCGCAGCCCTGATCGTGGGTGCGGTGCTCGGCGACGTGATGTTCCTGCGGTGGCGGAAGTCCCGGTCCGGCCCGGAGTCCCAGCTGCCCCGCGAGCTGGTCTACGTGCACGGCGGCTTCGCGGTCGTCACGATCGTTCTGGTCCTGCTGACAGCGCTCGGCGTCGGCAGTTGACCGGGAGCCGTGCGGCAGCCGACCCGCAGCCGAGCGGCAGTTGGCCCGAACGCCATCCGCACGTCCCCACCGTGCCCTAGGGTCGGACTGTTCGCGGCGGCCGGCGCCCCACGCGTTGTGTCGGGCCTGGACGCTGGGCCTGGCCACTGGGTATCGGGGGTTCCCATGCGGGCACGCATGCTGGTCGCCGGGTTGGTCGTCGGGTCGTCCGCGCTGGCGGCACTCGCCGGCTGCGGCGGAGGAGAGCCCGCGACCGCGCCCAAACCGAAGGCGACGCGGGTCTCCGTCGCCCCGAAGCCACTGGCGTACGGCGCCAAGGTGAAGGTCGCCGGGATCCGCGCCAACTACCACGGCACCAAGGACGTCCGGAAGGCGCGCAGCGTCTACGTCGAGATCGAGGACTTCTACTTCTCGCCCACCATCATCCGCGGCCGGCCGCGGCAGAAGATCACCCTGCTGGTGGAGAACGAGAGCCAGACGCCGCACACCTTCACCACGTCGGACAAGACCCTGGACGTGCAGCTCCAGCCGGGATCGCTCGCCAAGCTGGCGTTCACGCTACCCGCCCACGGCAACGTGTCGTTCTACTCGACCGGGCACCAGCAGCAGGGCATGGCCGGCGGCCTCACGGTCTCCGGGTCGTTCGCCGCGCCGGCACCGACGCCGAAGACTCCGCAGTGATGACAGGCAGGATGTCAAGCGGTAGTTGACACGGGAACGGCTGCCGCCCGGCGGCCGTGGATCCTCGTCAACGGCACCCGGACGAACTCCGCAGTGCGCGACGGCCACGGCCTGGCCGCCTCGTGCAGCAGCCGGGCCGCCTCCTTGCGTTCACGCACCACCTGGGCCCGGCCGAGAACCGTCACGGTCCAGCCGGTGAGCACGGGTTCGGTCGCCACCTCGTCCGCCTGGAAGGCGATGATCGAGTCGTGCACCGCACGGGCGACGTGGGACTCGGCCGAGGTGCCGACGACGACGAAGTCGCCGTCCACCGTGAACGGCAGGGGGGACACCGCGGGCAGTCCCGCGTCGGTGAAGACGAGCCGGCCGACGGCGGCCTTGTCCAGCAGGCGTATGCATTCGCTCGGCGAGAGGACTTCCAGCCCGTTGCTGTCCAACATGGTGTTCCGTGCTCCCTCCGGGTTCCCCGCGATCTGCCCGTGACGTCCGTGTTGCACTATGACGCAACACACACACATCACACCCTGCCCCGGCAGGGGCGGGGCGGCATCGGGATGGGTACGCAGAGCGAGTGAACTCCGGGGGGCAGGTACCGAGGAGGTACGTACACCGGTGGTCCCGTGTGCCGGTTCGCGGCGTTTCCTACCGATCGTCGCGGCCGTCGCCCGCGTGTCCCTGCTCGGCGGTCCAGGCGGCGACCTGCGCGCGTGAGGTGAAGCCCAGCTTGACCAGGATGTTCTCCACGTGACTTTCCGCCGTCCGCTGCGCGATCACCAGTGCGTTGGCGATCTGCTTGTTCGTACGGCCCTGTGCGATCAGGTCGGCGATCTCGCGTTCGCGCGGTGTCAACGGAGACTTGCCCGGGGGCCTGCGGACGCCGCGCCGGTCCGGCTCCTCCTGCAGGGCGGCGGCGACCGCTTGGTCGTAGCTTCGAGCGGCGCCCTCGGCGAACGCCCGTGCGTAGGCCTCTTCGCCCAGCGTGGCACGGAGTTCGCGGACGCAGCGGTCCTGGTACGCCGACAGGTGGGTGTAGCCGGTGAGGGAGACCCCGAGCGAGCGGTTCGTCGCGTCCAGCGCGCCGAACAGCTCGGCCGCGCGGGTGGGCTGCCCGCCGGACGCCGCGGCCAGCGCCAGCACCTGAAGGTTCAACGCAACGCCCACATGGTCGTCCAGACTCTGGTTGTAGCGCAGGCTCTCCTGTTCCAGCCTGGTCGCCCGGGCGACGTCCCCCTGCCGCCAGAGTTCGATCCCGAGCGCGAGGAGTACGTACGACTTGTGCCAGATGTCCCCGGCGGCAGCGCACAGCGGCAGCGCCTCCTCGGCGAGTTCGACGGCTCGTGCCGAGTCGCCCATCGCGGAGTAGGCCATGGACGACCGGATCAGCGCGAACGCGATCCCGTGCTGGTTGCCGACCGCCCGGTGGATCTCCCGGGCCCGGGCGTAGTGCACCAGGCCGGCCCCGGCGTCGCCGGTGGCGGTGGCG encodes:
- a CDS encoding cation:proton antiporter, with protein sequence MHPALLLIELGAIVLGLGLLGRFAGRYGLSPIPLYLLAGLAFGHGGLLPLDASEEFVSVGAEIGVILLLLMLGLEYTAADLVTNLKTQFPAGIVDFTLNAVPGALAALLLGWGPVAAVVLAGVTWISSSGVIAKVLSDLGRVGNRETPVILSVLVLEDLSMAVYLPIITALLAGTGLVTGSITLVIALGAAAVVLLVALRYGRLISQFVSSDDPEKLLLVVFGLTLLVAGIAQQVQVSAAVGAFLVGIALSGEVAEGAHTLLSPLRDLFAAVFFVFFGLNTDPASIPPVLVPALLLAVVTVITKIATGYWAARRAGIGERGRLRAGGALVARGEFSIVIAGIGVTAGLQPQLGPLATAYVLLLVIAGPLTARYAEPVVGRLRRTFNAPLSSPSSPSSPTAPPPAGSPVDGRSAEGQPLEVGPADADEEAPRRGAR
- a CDS encoding cation:proton antiporter regulatory subunit — encoded protein: MAGPRMSSTPLPGIGVQYDLTTRDDRHLSVVAHRDGARTLSAYRGDDPDACALSLQLTGPEAATLAEALLPRHKSPSLLYNTDLGLVADRIPLSATSMWNGRLLGDTRLRTETGASIVAVLRRTDAIPSPRPDFRLAGGDTLIVIGTREGVDAAAAILERE
- a CDS encoding ABC transporter ATP-binding protein, which gives rise to MTDKKAADRSLPLPEAVRAVRLWAVTAFRAAPLLVVVQCLLAILQAVTAPAQTYGVKLLVDGLTGRDAATIWLGSAVILGGFAVSFVGTVVSIPIQDTTAERVAGRVYRDLLDVTVSIPSITHHEDPEVADRLELIREQAWRLGMSFEMLLFAIGIGANTVAVLGLLGSVHPALLLLPLLGLGRVWSSYRNIRRVQDAIEETAPRHRMIDRLIEISKDARNGLEVRVFGLRPVLVDRLARLHDEVFDIQATALRRGALLDSVVRAAFGVVYAAAIVWVLARARSGQFSAGDVVLLILVAPQVDQLAGGLAGNVYWMGEILRSFGRYDWLREYAARNSWSDSRAPAPPRLTEGISFRGVGFRYPGSEQATLHDVDLDLPAGSTVALVGENGAGKTTLVKLLARLYDPTTGSIRVDGTDLRDIDPAGWRPRISAGFQDFVKFQFTAREVVAIGDTERMDDEHAVAAAIRRGDAEAVVEKLPRGLDTQLGRKFSEGVDLSGGQWQRLALARAFMRERTLLLLLDEPTAALDPEAEHVLFERFAQASRLAAAETGGVTILVSHRFSTVRMADLIVVMADGRVAEVGSHEELVALGGRYAELFRMQARAYR
- the lpdA gene encoding dihydrolipoyl dehydrogenase → MSTHFDVVVLGSGPGGYTAAVRAAQLGKKTAVVEEKFWGGVCLNIGCIPSKALLRNAELANLVTREAKAFGISADGEVRVDYGAAYTRSRKVADGRVKGVHYLMKKNSITEYDGRGTFTDPHTIRVDKTDGGTETITFDNCIIAVGAETRLLPGTSLSDRVVTYEGQILSEELPGSIVIAGAGAIGVEFAYVLNAYGVKVTIVEFLDRVVPTEDAEVSAELNRRFRKLGIDILTSTRVESIDESGDQVEVLVTRNGEKQTLKADKVLQAIGFAPRVEGYGLDATGVELTDRGAIAVDRRGRTSVPHIFAIGDVTAQLMLAHAAEAMGIVAAETIGDAETQELEFVMIPRATYCQPQIASFGLTEEQARAAGHDVKVAKFPFTANGKAHGLGDPGGFVKILSDNKYGELLGAHIIGPDASELLPELTLAQQWDLTVNEIARNVHAHPTLGEAVKEAIHGLAGHMINM
- a CDS encoding DUF2231 domain-containing protein, yielding MADAGTGRLPAKRPATLAAGPYGHPLHPALVTIPIGCWVASFVFDVVSRFSSMPVLFAEGSHWLVGIGLVGAVVAATVGFLDFLVIPGRTRAYRAAILHMSLNLLAIGLYVVNFFIRSNPLGPVGWGQLILSAVGLSLLGGSGYLGGELAYRYGVRVAAESTQASGFAPEASGGPGEGSGSGKPGGSGGLPPKRD
- the rnhA gene encoding ribonuclease HI → MAAPAPSHVELFTDGSCRPNPGPGGWAYVLRHPASGKTRERSGAAPVATNQRMELQAVIEGLAALRRPSVVDLTSDSQYVLRGLRDWMPRWKARGWRKADNKPVENLDLWQRLDELVAPHDVRFHWIKGHSGHPENERCDELANAARESLVHAP
- a CDS encoding alpha/beta fold hydrolase, with protein sequence MSTARESETREPRPRPGRTGHIAWTRRGGRTELFFLHGFSDSGACWNPVVSALGPGWGVLAADARGHGESGLPEEPFGHTAHARDAAAVLDDQPDLDPDGVIVVGHSMGAVTAAALAGLRPDLVRAVVLEDPPPGEREDAPGSAPAPRTAEARPGPPRQMPDWLRAVRALDPAARIARGRADNPGWSEEELVPWATSKEQFDPRVVELPTEPFVPLRELLAKVTCPVLLIHGDVDRGSLLPPTVAAACAMAAGGDVEVARIDGAGHSVRRDRPGPYVAALTDFLLRHRG
- a CDS encoding cupredoxin domain-containing protein; this encodes MRARMLVAGLVVGSSALAALAGCGGGEPATAPKPKATRVSVAPKPLAYGAKVKVAGIRANYHGTKDVRKARSVYVEIEDFYFSPTIIRGRPRQKITLLVENESQTPHTFTTSDKTLDVQLQPGSLAKLAFTLPAHGNVSFYSTGHQQQGMAGGLTVSGSFAAPAPTPKTPQ
- a CDS encoding pyridoxamine 5'-phosphate oxidase family protein is translated as MLDSNGLEVLSPSECIRLLDKAAVGRLVFTDAGLPAVSPLPFTVDGDFVVVGTSAESHVARAVHDSIIAFQADEVATEPVLTGWTVTVLGRAQVVRERKEAARLLHEAARPWPSRTAEFVRVPLTRIHGRRAAAVPVSTTA